The following are from one region of the Pseudohongiella spirulinae genome:
- the sthA gene encoding Si-specific NAD(P)(+) transhydrogenase → MIRKKYDIIVVGSGPAGESAAINAAKHGKSVALISDRDQVGGNCTHLGTIPSKALRHYVKQVMQFRSNPLLREFATLHKPGFQEIMRHAERVIEEQVYLRSNYYEKNDVDVIQGHAVFQDANTIKLGSKGPTLKADYFIVATGSRPYRPAEVDFDHPRLFDSDKILTLDHTPKKVTVIGAGVIGCEYASIFGGLGCKVELINPAESLLSFLDWEISDALSYHLRDIGVRSRHKEEFEEIEYHDNYVVTHLKSGKKIKSDIILWANGRTGNSDGLGLIELGVKANSRGQVQVNERYQTSVENIFAAGDIIGWPSLASASYDQGRAACNAIVAPDDFVAINRVASGIYTIPEISTLGRTEQELTAEQVPYEVGKAFFNNTARGQITGESVGMLKIIFHFDTLEILGIHCFGDQASEIVHIGQAIMEQKGKANTMKYFLNTTFNYPTMAEAYRIAALDGLNRVF, encoded by the coding sequence ATGATCCGCAAGAAATACGACATTATTGTCGTTGGCAGCGGGCCGGCTGGTGAGTCGGCGGCGATTAATGCTGCCAAACATGGCAAGTCGGTGGCTCTGATCTCGGATCGGGATCAGGTGGGCGGTAACTGCACTCATCTGGGCACCATTCCATCCAAAGCTCTGCGCCATTATGTGAAGCAGGTCATGCAGTTTCGTTCCAACCCGCTGCTCAGAGAGTTCGCTACACTGCATAAACCCGGTTTTCAGGAGATCATGCGCCACGCCGAGCGGGTGATTGAAGAGCAGGTGTATCTGCGCAGCAACTATTACGAAAAAAATGATGTTGATGTGATTCAGGGGCATGCCGTTTTTCAGGATGCCAACACCATCAAACTGGGCAGCAAGGGTCCGACCCTGAAGGCGGACTATTTCATTGTTGCCACCGGTTCGCGACCCTACCGGCCGGCTGAAGTGGATTTTGATCACCCGCGTCTGTTTGACAGCGACAAGATCCTCACCCTGGATCACACGCCCAAAAAAGTCACTGTGATCGGGGCAGGTGTAATCGGCTGTGAATATGCGTCTATCTTTGGCGGACTGGGCTGCAAGGTTGAATTGATCAATCCAGCCGAATCACTGCTCTCCTTTCTTGACTGGGAAATCTCCGATGCGCTGAGTTATCACCTGCGAGACATTGGTGTGCGCAGTCGTCATAAAGAAGAGTTCGAAGAAATCGAGTACCACGATAATTATGTCGTGACCCACCTGAAGTCTGGCAAGAAGATCAAGAGTGATATTATTTTGTGGGCTAACGGTCGAACCGGCAATTCGGACGGCCTGGGGCTGATTGAACTGGGTGTAAAAGCAAACAGCCGGGGCCAGGTTCAGGTTAACGAGCGTTACCAGACGTCCGTGGAGAACATTTTTGCCGCTGGCGACATAATCGGCTGGCCCTCGCTGGCCAGTGCTTCCTATGATCAGGGCAGGGCTGCCTGCAACGCTATTGTGGCGCCGGATGATTTTGTGGCCATCAACCGGGTGGCCTCGGGTATTTACACCATTCCGGAGATCAGCACGCTGGGGCGTACCGAGCAGGAACTGACTGCCGAACAGGTGCCCTATGAAGTGGGCAAGGCGTTTTTTAACAATACAGCCCGCGGCCAGATCACGGGCGAGTCGGTGGGCATGCTGAAAATCATATTCCACTTCGATACCCTTGAGATTCTGGGTATCCACTGTTTCGGTGACCAGGCCTCAGAGATCGTGCATATTGGTCAGGCCATCATGGAGCAGAAGGGTAAGGCCAATACGATGAAGTATTTTCTCAATACCACTTTTAACTACCCAACCATGGCCGAAGCCT